Genomic segment of Candidatus Eisenbacteria bacterium:
AGTCCCTCGGAACGCGCCCGATCCGTGAGCGGTGTCGCGCCGGTCCTGACCGCGCCCGCGCCGATGACTCTCCCGGGAGGCACGACCGCGGACCAGGTCCTCCACGCAACGGACGGCGACGGGGACCCGATTACGTTTTCGAAGTCGTTCGGTCCCGCGTACATGACCGTGACCACGATCGATCCGGACTCCGGCTCCGCCACGGGGAATGTGCACCTCGCACCCTCGCTGGCCGACGTGGGCCCGCAAACCGGCGGGATCGCGGCGAGCGACGGTGTCCTCACCTCTGCCCAGACGCTGAGCATCACCGTGACCGGCCCCGACAGACCGCCGGTCCTGGCGCAGCCTCAGCCGATGAGCGGGCGGGCGGGCGAGACCATCGATCAGGAGCTGACGGCGACCGATCCCGACGGGGATCTTCTATCCTTTGTCAAGGTATCCGGCCCTGCCTACATGTCGGTGCAGACGATCGAAGCCGCGGGGAGCGGGGCGACGGGTCTCGTTCGTCTGGCTACGACGGCCCAGGATAGCGGATCGACCACGGCCACCGTCGGGGCGAGCGACGGGCAGCTGATGGATCAGAAGTCCTTCGCGATTACGATCCGGGCGAACGCCTCTCCCGTGATCGACTACATCCCCACGCTCGTGCTAAGCGCGGGGTCGACGCTCGACCGTTCGGTATATGCGAGCGACGCCGACGGGGACTTCATCACGTTTTCGAAGGCCTACGGCCCGAACTTCATGACCGTCTCCACGGTGAGCTCGTCGCCGGGCTACGGAACCGGGAACCTCCACCTGGCCCCGGCGCCCCCGGAGGCGGGGAGCTATGCCGCCGCGGTCGCCGCAAGCGACGGAGCGCTCGAGGCGCAGAGCTCGTTTACGATCATCGTCAACCCTCCGAACAGCGCGCCGATCTTGAGCCAGCCGTCCGACATGACGGTCACGCTCGGCGATGTGGCGGAGCAGACGGTCACCGCGACCGACCCCAACGGCGACTTCATAAGCATCTCGAAGCAGTCGGGGCCGGGGTACGTGACCGTCTCGGGCTTCGGCTCCGGGGTGGCGACGGGGACCATTCGAGCTACCCCTGGGCAGGGCGACGCGGGGTTGGCCTCCGTCACGATCCGGGCGATGGACTACGAGCTGGCCGACACGAAATCGTTCACGATCAATGCCCTCGCCGGGAACTTTCCACCTCCCTGCGGCGCGGGGGCTTTCATCCCCGTCACGACCAGCTTCGGGTTTGGCACGATCGAGGTCCAGACGGCGGATCTGAACGGGGATGCCGTGCTGGACCTGGTCGTCGAGATGCCGGGACAAAGCCGCCTCTTGGTGGCGCTGGGGTCGGGGGACGGCACATTTGGAGCCCCCACCGATCTGCCGGCGACGAACGCCCCTGTTTCCGGCGTCATCGCGGATTTCAACCGGGACGGGATTCCGGACATCGCAACCCCGAATTTCAATTCGAATAACGTTTCGGTCTATCTCGGGGACGGCACGGGAGGGTTCGGGGCGAGGCAGAATTTCACAGTGGGCTCCTCACCACGATCCATCGTCGCGGCGGACGTGAACCGTGACGGCAAAATCGATCTCCTGACGTCGAACCAAGGATCCAGCAACGTCTCCATCCTGCGCGGGGTGGGGAACGGAACCTTCCTCGCGGCGACCTCGATTCCAGCCGGGTCGTCCGCGTGGAATCTCGCGACCCCCGATCTGAACGGCGACGGAGCGCCCGACCTGGTGGTGGTCAACCCGGGGGACCAGGACTTTTCGGTCTTTCTCAACAATGGTTCGGGAGTCTACGGATCGAGGACCGACTACACCGCAGGCGCCGATCCGCTGGCCGTGGCTGCGGCGGATCTGAACGAAGATGGCAAGGTCGACGTCGTGGTGACGAGCGCCAGCTCGAACTATGCCTCCGTGTTCCTCGGGGTCGGTAACGGCGCGCTGAGCCCGAGGCGAAATTTCACGACCCACTTCGGACCCCGGCTGATCGCCATCGTGGACTTGAACGGCGACGGCCACCTCGATCTGGGAATCTCGAATCTGGATTCCAACGACGCGTCGATCCTTCTGGGAGACGGTTCCGGGGCGTTCGGCCCCCGCACGGATGTGCCGGCGGGGGACGGGCCTTATGGGATCGCCTTGGGAGACTTCGACGACGATCTTCGGAGCGATCTGGCGATCGCGAATTACTTCGCCGGCAGTGTGACCGTCCTCCTGAATCATTGCGCCCCGCCGCAGGATCATCCCCCTGTTGTGACGGCGCCCAAAGCGGCCTCCGGCGCGGAAGGGTCAGAGATCACGTTCAGCATCAGCGCGAACGACCCGGATGGCCCTGCCATCTCCAGCTTGACGGCCGATTTCTCCGGGTTGCCGATCGGAAACAACGCCACCTTCACGCCGGAGGCGTCCAACACGGCGGGCGTGTTCCGTTGGAGGCCCGGCTTCCAGGATTCGCGCCCGACACCCTACGCGGTGACCTTCACGGCGGCAAACGTACGGTCCGCCTCGGCGACGACGAAGATCACGGTCACCGATATCAACAGAGCCCCGACCGCCAACGCGGACGGGCCCTACACGGCCTTCTCGGGAGTCCCGCTCACGTTCGACGGGACGGGCTCGTCCGATCCGGACGGCGACCCCCTGACATACGCATGGGTGTTCGGCGATGGCTCGACGGGAAGCGGGGCTACGCCCGCCCACGCCTACGCGTCGATCGGCCTCTACGGAGTGGCGCTGACCGTTTCCGATGGGTTGGCATCGTCTCTCGCCACAACCACCGCCAACATCGTCGGCGTGTTCCAGGCGCGGGCGTTCACCGCGAGTGGGAACCGCAGCATCCGGTTGAGCGCAGGCAAGCCGCGGTGGTGCGCGAGCCTCGAGCCCATCGGAAGGTCGTTCAGCATCGTGACCGTGGACCTCGCGTCCATGGTGATGAAGTCTCACGGTACGGGTTCCGTCGAAGAGGTCCACGCGATCGTGGACAAGGGCACGATCTTCAGCGACGCCGACGGAAACGGGGTCCAAGAGATCACGGCCTGCTTCCGGAAGGAGGATCTGCGCCTTCTCTTCAGCAACCTCCGCGGGACCACTCCGGTCACTATCACCTTCGAGGGTCGCCTCTTCACCGGCGGGATCTTCCGCGCGCAAATGGATGTCCAGGTCACCGTCGGGGGCGGGAAGCTCGCCGCCCTGGTGTCCCCGAATCCGCTCAATCCCGAGGCGACGCTCACCTTCATCACGACCGAGCCGGGTCCCGTGCGGGTCCGTCTCTTCGATTTGAACGGTCGCATGATCCGATCCCTGCTCGAGGAGTCGGACGCTCCGGCGGGCTACCATGACGTGCGGATTGACGGGCGTGACGAACAGGGCGGGCGGCTGGCTTCCGGGCTCTACTTCTTCCGGATCGACTCGCGGGAAGGAGTGGTCCTCGGAAAGGTCTCGGTGCTCAAATGAAACGCGTTTCCGCGTGCGCGGCGGCCCTTCTCGTGCTCGCTGTCTCCATGGCTCCCACAGGGATCGCGTCCAACGCGCGCTCCACGCCGAACGGCCGAACGCCCCAGCGCGCGCCGCGGATCATCGACAATGCGACCCGAATGGACGCGAACAATCTGGACATGGTCGTCACCAATCACGGGTCGTTCGCGTTCGACCTGACGACCGGGGCCGCGGGTTTGGTCTATCCGAAAGGCTCCACGAACACCGTCCTCTTCGCGGCGGGGCCCTGGATCGGGGCCAGGGTGGGAGGCAACGTCCGCGTCGCGGTGGGGGAATATTCCCAGGAGTTCGTGCCGGGGCCCATGCGGAATGGCACCTTCCTCCCCGACCAGCCCAGCTTTCGGAACTTCAAGATCTTCCGCGGAAACACGACGAGCTTCGACTATCTGAACTGGCCCGTGCAGGACGGCGCCCCGGTGGACGGCGCCGGGAGGCCGGCGCTTCTCGGGGACGTGATGACCTGGTGCGTCTACAACGACGCGGACTCCGCGGTCCATTCGAACAACGCGGGCATGACTCAGCCTTTGGGGATCGAGGTCCAGCAGTCCACGTTCGCGTTCGATCGAGCCGGACCTCTGGGGAACACGATCTTCGTGAAGCTCAAGTTCACGAACCGGGGGTCGGACCGGCTCGACGACACGTACCTGACCCTTTGGAGCGACCCGGATCTGGGCGGGTTCGCGGACGACCTGGTCGGCTGCGACACGCTCCGGGGCCTGGGCTATTGCTATAACGCGACCAACGCCGACCAGCAGTACGGGTCGTCCCCGCCCGCCGTAGGGTTCGATCTCCTCCGCGGCCCGATCGTTCAGCATTCCCCGGGAGTCTTCGATACGCTCGGAATGACCGGGTTCAACAAGTTCATCAACGGGACCGATCCGATGACGGCGACCGAAAGCTACAACTACATGCAGGGCCTGAACCCGGACGGCTCGCCCATCCACGTGAACGATGATCCATTCGCTCCGATCACCACATTCCAGGTGAGCGGGGATCCCGTCGCGGGCTCGGGCTGGCTGGACACGAACCCGGCCGACCGCCGGATCATGATCTCCTCGGGCCCCTTCACCATGGCTCCCGGGGACTCGCAGGAAGTCGTGCTCGCGATCATCGTTGGCCAGGGAACCGACCGCTTGGCATCCATCACGCAGCTCAAGTTCTTCGACGACTTCGTGCAGTCCGCCTTCGATGCGGGCCTCCTGCGTTCGGGGCCTGAGATCCACGCCCCTGCCGCGACGACGGTGGACGAAGGGCAGGGGCTCGAGTTCCAAGTCACGGCGAGCGACCCCGCCGGGGCGGCCGTTGCCCTCAGCGCGTCGGACCTTCCTGTCGGCGCCACATTCCTCGACACCGGGAACGGCATCGGAGTGTTTCGATGGACCCCGGGCTTCGACCAAGCCGGGGTGTACTCGGTCGGCTTCACGGCGACCGACTCGATTGGATCCTCCGCCGCCACGACCGTGATCACGGTCCGGAACGTCAACCGAAAACCCGTCGCCCGCGCGGGCGGCCCCTACTCGGGCTTCGTAGGCGTGCCGGTCCGCCTGGACGGCGGAGCCTCCTCGGACCCGGACGGAGATCTCCTCGCCTTTTCGTGGTTCTTCGGGGACGGCGAGACCGGATCGGGTCCAGCTCCGGAGCATGCCTACGGGCAGAAGGGTGTCTACGGGGTTGCGCTGACCGTATCGGATGGAGCCCTGGACGACATCGCCACGACCTCCGCCACGATCGCCGAGATCTTCTCCGCCCGGGCCTTCACGTCCGGCGGGAATCACTCGATCCGCCTCACGGCAGGAAAGCCGCAATGGTGCGTCCAGATCGAGCCCATCGGTCGCTCCTACGAGAACTCCATGGTCGACCCAGCCGACATCATCATGAAGTCGTCCGGAACGGGCTCGGTGGACCGGATCCACGCGCTCTCCGGCAAGACTGTGATCGGATCGGATCGGGACGGAAACGGAATCGAGGAGATCACCGCCTGCTTTTCGAAGGAAGACCTGCGGCTCCTCTTCGGCAACCTTAGAGGTAGAACCAGCGTCCCGGTCGAGCTCGAGGGGGGCGTTCTCACCGGAGGTCGCTTTCGCGCGGCGCTCGACGTCGGTATCGTCGCGGCGGGAGGAGCGCTGGCCGCGTCGGTTTCGCCGAACCCGCTGAATCCCTCAGCGACTTTGAGCTTCGTCACGCCCGAGGCCGGGCCGGTGCGCGTCTCCCTCTTCGACATCTCGGGGCGTCGCGTGCGCACGCTGCTCGAGGTGTCCGACGCTTACGCCGGATTTCACAGCGTGGGCATCGACGGACGAGACCAGGGGGGCCGGGAGTTGCGGTCGGGAATCTATTTCTACCGCATCGAGACGCGGGCGGCCGTCACGGCCGGGCGGCTGGCGGTGCTTCGTTAGGACCGTTCGCCCCGCATTTTCGCATCAACGGGGGGTGAAGGCGGTGGCCAAGGGTGCCGATACTCCCCCCATGAACCGCCGTCTCTATTTCACCATTCTCGCGGTGATCCTCGCGGGGGTGGTCCCTCCCGCGACCCGCCCGGCGACCTCCAGGGCCGCGGATGAGGGAGCCGCCGCAACGGCGGACCCCGACCTCACCTTCTTCGACGGGAGCGACTGGGCGCCCCTCGGGACGCACGGCGTCTCCCTCGAGGGCCCCGGCTCGACGCCTGCTGGAACCGCCACCGCGAGCTTCAAGGCGAACCTGGGCGGCCCGAAGACCTATGCGGTCCTCGCGGGGCCGACGAGCGAGGTCGTGCTCTCGATCGCCCGGCCACGGTTCCGTATTGCCTCCGATCGAACAGGGGCTCTTCGGGTGCAGCTCGCCCAGCTCGAGACGAAAGACGAGAACCGCCGTACCCCGATCGAGCGGGGCAAGGGCGGCACCGTCTACACGAAAGGCATCGATCTCGAGGTGACCAGGGTGGCGGAAGGGCTCTGGGAGCTGAAGCCCACGAAGTCGCTTCGGCCGGGCGAGTACGCGCTTGCCGTGAAGGACGCTGAGTCGGTCGCCGATTTCACGATTGTGGACAGGGGGTACTAGGCCCGGGCGAAACGCCGCGCTTTTCCGTCCGGGAATGCGGGGCTCCGGGAGTAGACTCCTGGAATGGGCCGTCTCGCCGCGCGCTTCCCGGTCGCCGCAATCGCCGCGCTCCTCTCCATGCTGAACGCCACGCCCGCCACCGCCTCAGCCCCCGGCTACTTCGTCGACTCCACCCAGGCGGCCGCCGAGCGCCCGATCGATTCCGTGGAGGCCGACGGTGACTTCACCTTCTCCATCCATCGCCGTTATGAGGATCCACTGGGCGCTCGCCTCCTCGGGATCGCCGAGGCGACGTATCCACCAAGAGACCGCCTCGTGGGCATTGCGATCGAGAAGGGATTCGACATCGGATCCGACTCGTCGCGCACCCCTCTCTGGTGGTGCGACGGGCTCGGCGTGGCGCGCGTACCGTACGCGGTCACCGCGGGGGCGCTCGAGCACTACCTCAAGCTCACCGAGCGCTTCCGCGGGCACAATTTCCGCGGGGCGTGGGCGCGAAACCTCTTCTGGACCGACCTGAGCTATCGGGCCTCGATCGCACCCCGAGACGAGTATTCCTCTGAGGGAGCGTCCGTCGCGGATGTCTACGTGGCCGAGATGAATCTTTCCTGGGGCTACGACGACGGCACCTTCGTGCCGGTGTCACTCGCGCATCGGATCGTCGTGCTGGCGCGCGACGGGACGGTCCTCGACGTAGAAGGGGACGGCGAAACCAAAGAGCAGGTGTTCTTCTCTTCCCACCGTGGAATCGGGCGGGTGGATCGGGTGATGCGCTGAGCGGACCCCCCTAATCCTTCCCCGCGAGCCACGCGTCGAACTGGCGGAAATCGTAATCCCGCCCCAGGAAGTCATGCACCATGTCCTTCGCGGGCCTCGTTCCGCCGGGCGCGAGGACGGTGTAGCGGTAGCGCTTCGCCATGACGGGGCTCAAGAGATCCCGCTTGTCGAACATGCTGAACATGTCCTTCGAGATCACGAGCGACCACATATAGGTGTAGTAGAGCGCCGAGTAGCCGTCGAGGTGCCCGAACGAGGTCTGCATGTGGGAGTCGGGCATCGGCGGAACCGGCGTGTAGCGGGGCTCGAGATCGGCCACGGTGCGGTCCGTGACCACCTGGTCCGGGGGCCGGTTATAAATATTGAGAGAGACGGCGGAGTAGAACGCCTGGGTCGCGGTCGAGAGCGCGCGCCCGAAGGCGTCCGCGCGCCGCATCTTCTGGACAAGCTCCACGGGGATCGGCTGGCCGGTCTTGTAGTGCTTCGCAAACGTCCGTAGCACCTTGGGGTCCCACACCCACTCCTCGAGCATCTGCGAGGGGGCTTCCACGAAGTCGCGCTCGGTGGCTGTACCCGCCACCGGCTCCCAGCGGCCCTGGCCCCCGAAAATGCTGTGCAGCAGGTGCCCGAACTCATGGAAGAAGGTTTGCACCTCCGAGTGCTCCATGAGCCCCGGGTCGCCGGGCTTTCCACCCGGGAAGTTGCAGATCAGCGCGTGCTCGGGGAGCTGGAGCCCCCGGGCGCCTTGCCGGATTCCGAATTTCGCGGCGTGGTTGAATTTCCCGGGCCGTGGGTGAAGGTCGAAGTAAAAACGGCCGAGAAGCTTGGGACCCTCCCACACCTCGTACGCTTCCACCGAGGCATCCCACACCGGAGCGTTCTGGATGCGCTTGTAGGTGACGCCGAACATCCTGGACGTGGCCCTGAGGACGCCCTGCTTGACGCTCTCGAAGGGGAAGTAGGGGCGGACTTCCTGGGGGTCGAAATCGAAATCGCGTTTCCGGATGAGCCGGCCGTAGTAGGAGACTTCCCACCGGTTGACCTGCGTGGCGGCCGGGTCGTCCTCCTGCCTCCGCTTGAGATAGACCGCGTATTCCTCTTGGGCCCGTTTGAACGTCGTGTCGTTGAGCCGCGCGATGAAGTCGGCCGCATTCTTCGCCGTGCCGATCATCTTGTCCTCGGTGATGTAGTCCGCCCACGTGTCGTAGCCCAGGATCCGCGCGACCCGATAGCGCTTCGCGAGCAGGGAATCGAGCACGGCGATGTTCGCGGGGTAGCCCCGGTTCATCGCCTCGTGCATGAGATTCCGCCTCAGGTCGTCCCGCCTGGCGTAGCGGACCACCGGGATGTAATCGGGAGTTTCGATGCTGAGCGTGATCTTCCCGTCCGGGCCCGGCGGGTGGGCCTTGATGAAATCGTCGGGAAGCCCTTCCAGCTCGGCGGCGCTCGCCACCTGGATCTTCCGCGAGTCGGTGCGGATGTTCCGGTCGAAATCCTGTCCCACCTTCACCAGCTCTTCGTAGATGCCGGCGATCTGTTTCCGCGTCGCCTCGTCCTTGTCGACGCCGGCGCGGCGGAAATCGCGCAGCGTGCGCATCATGAAGTACTGGGTGCGGGGGTCCGACTTCGAGACATCCACGCTCGAGAGCGCGTCGTAGACGGGGCGGTTCAGGCTCAGGTCGTCCAGAAACTTGTTCGCGGTCTGAGAAACCTCCTCCGCGGAGGCACGGTACGCGGAGTCGGGATGCACCGCTTCCAGAAGATGGGCTTGGTAGGCGACGTTCTCGCCGTGCGCCATCGCCTCGTTGTAGAGCGTGAGCGTGTTCTCCACGGTGCGGGGACCCTGGACCGCCAGCATCCGATCGATCGCGTTCTGCGCCTGCTTGAGCCCGGCCTCGGCCGACGCCCGGAACCCGGCCGTGTCCGGTCTCCCCGAGAAGAAGGGGGGCGTGACGGCGCTCGCCGCAGCTGGGCTCCTCGCGCCGTGCGAGGCCGCCGGGCACAAGAGCAGAGCGGTAAGAGCGAGACAGGGGAGAACGGGCGTGCGCCCGGCGATGATCCTGACGGACACGAACCCTCCTCTCATCGGAGCGGCTTCTGGAATTTGTGCTGCGATTTCACGATGGCGTACCCGAGATCCTGATAGAAGCGGTGCGCCTCGGTGCGAATCGTGTTCGACCGGAGGGTCAGGCGCGTGTATCCCCGCTCGCGGGCCCAGGCTTCCGCGGCCGCCATGAGCGACGTTCCGATCCCCGCGCCGCGGGCGCGTGAATCCACGATCAATCCGCCCACTTCGGCCTGCCCTTCGGACTCGATCAGATGATGCCCGAAGACATGCACCCAGCCCCACACGCGGCCGTCGGAGTCGGCCGCCACGAGCACCCGCGAATCGTCATTCCCCTCGATGCCGCGGAATCGCGCCTCGATCTGGGACCGGGTGGAGGGATAGCCAAGCTCGCCGGCCAATGCGGCCACCTGCTCGGCATCTCCGAATGCCATCGCGCGGATCGTCGTCGTCATGCTGCCGCTCATGAGGCGGACGCCGAGGGTCGGGCGCGAGATATCCACACGCGGATCCAGAAACCCGGGGCTAGAGGAAAATTCCGAACGTCACGGGAATGATCTGGGTCTTGAAATCGCTCACCACCGCCTTGTTCAGGCCCTGGTCGGTGTAGATGTTTTCGATTTTTCCTTCGATAAAGCCGTGCGCCCCGAAAAGGGAAAACGACACGCCCGCGCCTCCGTCGATGCCGAACTTCGTGGTGGAGGGGGCCGCTTGAGCTCCGCTCGAGTCGGGGTCGGCCTTGACGTTGAACGCCCCGAGCCCCGCGGTGATGTAAGGTTTGATGGGACCGGGCACGGGAAGGTTGAAGGTCGCGTTCCCCAGCCCGGAGAGAATGCGCCCATTTCCCGCGAATCCAACCGCCGACTGGTCCAGCTTGAAGCGGTGGTAGGCGAAGGCTCCGCTCAGGTCGAAGGGCATTCCCGGGAGCCTGAATTTCAGGATCCCCGTACCGTGCCAGCCGCTCTTGAATGCGTCCTTGGCGTCGCTCACCGGCACGCTCACGCCTCCGCCGAATCCGATCGTGATCGGCTTGATCGGCGAGGCGGACGCAAGGCTGGAAGAAACCAACAGAAGCAGCAGCATGGCAGCTATGGCGCGTGGTCGCATCTTTCGGCCTCCCAGTGGATGGTTGAACGCGGGCCCCGTAAAGGAGTCACCGCAGGGTAGCCAAGCTGTCCCGGCAGCGCAAGCGCGGCCCACGAGGGGATCGACTCGATTGCGACGGGTCGCCGCCCGCGCCGATGCTACTTCGCGGGGCGGGTGCGCCAGATGTCGATCTGGCCCAGGACCCAGCTCCAGTGGGTGAGGGCGAAATACCCGGTGACACCGGCGACGCAGATCACGAAAAACGCGGTCACGAGCAGTCGTTGCCGGAGGCGGGCGGCTTGGTCCAACTCGTAGAAGCGCCACAACAGCTCCGCCTTCTCCTCCGGGCTGAGGGTCCGGCGATGCATCAGCTTTTGTACCACGCGGGGGAGACGCTTGGGGTCGCCGCTATACCTGCCCTTCCAGCGTGGGAGAGGCAGGTCGGTTCGGGTCGGGTCGATCTCGATTCCCTTTTCGTGCTTATCCATCTTGTCGCGGGAGCGTAGGAGCACCGGCGGGGTCCCGCAAGCGGGAAAAGAGCTCCTGTAACGAGGCAATGATCTGACCGCGTTTAACAAGTGATCTGTCCGCTTCCCCCCAACGGGGCTGCCGGATGGTATGTCCCGCGGGACTGTCGCGGGAGTATTGCGGGGAGGGTGTAGCGGGAATGTAGCCGGGGTGTAATCCGGAGGGGTAGGGCGCTGGAGACGCGCGCCTTGCGGGTTGAGAGTGCCGAACCACCCTCCGTTTCAAGGTGTTCCGTGGCGCCCTGACGTGCCCCGACGT
This window contains:
- a CDS encoding PKD domain-containing protein, whose product is MGGRPMSARIPVALAFFSLSILAGATNSQAAPSAVDRAHDVTLAQSPSERARSVSGVAPVLTAPAPMTLPGGTTADQVLHATDGDGDPITFSKSFGPAYMTVTTIDPDSGSATGNVHLAPSLADVGPQTGGIAASDGVLTSAQTLSITVTGPDRPPVLAQPQPMSGRAGETIDQELTATDPDGDLLSFVKVSGPAYMSVQTIEAAGSGATGLVRLATTAQDSGSTTATVGASDGQLMDQKSFAITIRANASPVIDYIPTLVLSAGSTLDRSVYASDADGDFITFSKAYGPNFMTVSTVSSSPGYGTGNLHLAPAPPEAGSYAAAVAASDGALEAQSSFTIIVNPPNSAPILSQPSDMTVTLGDVAEQTVTATDPNGDFISISKQSGPGYVTVSGFGSGVATGTIRATPGQGDAGLASVTIRAMDYELADTKSFTINALAGNFPPPCGAGAFIPVTTSFGFGTIEVQTADLNGDAVLDLVVEMPGQSRLLVALGSGDGTFGAPTDLPATNAPVSGVIADFNRDGIPDIATPNFNSNNVSVYLGDGTGGFGARQNFTVGSSPRSIVAADVNRDGKIDLLTSNQGSSNVSILRGVGNGTFLAATSIPAGSSAWNLATPDLNGDGAPDLVVVNPGDQDFSVFLNNGSGVYGSRTDYTAGADPLAVAAADLNEDGKVDVVVTSASSNYASVFLGVGNGALSPRRNFTTHFGPRLIAIVDLNGDGHLDLGISNLDSNDASILLGDGSGAFGPRTDVPAGDGPYGIALGDFDDDLRSDLAIANYFAGSVTVLLNHCAPPQDHPPVVTAPKAASGAEGSEITFSISANDPDGPAISSLTADFSGLPIGNNATFTPEASNTAGVFRWRPGFQDSRPTPYAVTFTAANVRSASATTKITVTDINRAPTANADGPYTAFSGVPLTFDGTGSSDPDGDPLTYAWVFGDGSTGSGATPAHAYASIGLYGVALTVSDGLASSLATTTANIVGVFQARAFTASGNRSIRLSAGKPRWCASLEPIGRSFSIVTVDLASMVMKSHGTGSVEEVHAIVDKGTIFSDADGNGVQEITACFRKEDLRLLFSNLRGTTPVTITFEGRLFTGGIFRAQMDVQVTVGGGKLAALVSPNPLNPEATLTFITTEPGPVRVRLFDLNGRMIRSLLEESDAPAGYHDVRIDGRDEQGGRLASGLYFFRIDSREGVVLGKVSVLK
- a CDS encoding PKD domain-containing protein, with protein sequence MKRVSACAAALLVLAVSMAPTGIASNARSTPNGRTPQRAPRIIDNATRMDANNLDMVVTNHGSFAFDLTTGAAGLVYPKGSTNTVLFAAGPWIGARVGGNVRVAVGEYSQEFVPGPMRNGTFLPDQPSFRNFKIFRGNTTSFDYLNWPVQDGAPVDGAGRPALLGDVMTWCVYNDADSAVHSNNAGMTQPLGIEVQQSTFAFDRAGPLGNTIFVKLKFTNRGSDRLDDTYLTLWSDPDLGGFADDLVGCDTLRGLGYCYNATNADQQYGSSPPAVGFDLLRGPIVQHSPGVFDTLGMTGFNKFINGTDPMTATESYNYMQGLNPDGSPIHVNDDPFAPITTFQVSGDPVAGSGWLDTNPADRRIMISSGPFTMAPGDSQEVVLAIIVGQGTDRLASITQLKFFDDFVQSAFDAGLLRSGPEIHAPAATTVDEGQGLEFQVTASDPAGAAVALSASDLPVGATFLDTGNGIGVFRWTPGFDQAGVYSVGFTATDSIGSSAATTVITVRNVNRKPVARAGGPYSGFVGVPVRLDGGASSDPDGDLLAFSWFFGDGETGSGPAPEHAYGQKGVYGVALTVSDGALDDIATTSATIAEIFSARAFTSGGNHSIRLTAGKPQWCVQIEPIGRSYENSMVDPADIIMKSSGTGSVDRIHALSGKTVIGSDRDGNGIEEITACFSKEDLRLLFGNLRGRTSVPVELEGGVLTGGRFRAALDVGIVAAGGALAASVSPNPLNPSATLSFVTPEAGPVRVSLFDISGRRVRTLLEVSDAYAGFHSVGIDGRDQGGRELRSGIYFYRIETRAAVTAGRLAVLR
- a CDS encoding Zn-dependent oligopeptidase, with amino-acid sequence MRGGFVSVRIIAGRTPVLPCLALTALLLCPAASHGARSPAAASAVTPPFFSGRPDTAGFRASAEAGLKQAQNAIDRMLAVQGPRTVENTLTLYNEAMAHGENVAYQAHLLEAVHPDSAYRASAEEVSQTANKFLDDLSLNRPVYDALSSVDVSKSDPRTQYFMMRTLRDFRRAGVDKDEATRKQIAGIYEELVKVGQDFDRNIRTDSRKIQVASAAELEGLPDDFIKAHPPGPDGKITLSIETPDYIPVVRYARRDDLRRNLMHEAMNRGYPANIAVLDSLLAKRYRVARILGYDTWADYITEDKMIGTAKNAADFIARLNDTTFKRAQEEYAVYLKRRQEDDPAATQVNRWEVSYYGRLIRKRDFDFDPQEVRPYFPFESVKQGVLRATSRMFGVTYKRIQNAPVWDASVEAYEVWEGPKLLGRFYFDLHPRPGKFNHAAKFGIRQGARGLQLPEHALICNFPGGKPGDPGLMEHSEVQTFFHEFGHLLHSIFGGQGRWEPVAGTATERDFVEAPSQMLEEWVWDPKVLRTFAKHYKTGQPIPVELVQKMRRADAFGRALSTATQAFYSAVSLNIYNRPPDQVVTDRTVADLEPRYTPVPPMPDSHMQTSFGHLDGYSALYYTYMWSLVISKDMFSMFDKRDLLSPVMAKRYRYTVLAPGGTRPAKDMVHDFLGRDYDFRQFDAWLAGKD
- a CDS encoding GNAT family N-acetyltransferase, yielding MDISRPTLGVRLMSGSMTTTIRAMAFGDAEQVAALAGELGYPSTRSQIEARFRGIEGNDDSRVLVAADSDGRVWGWVHVFGHHLIESEGQAEVGGLIVDSRARGAGIGTSLMAAAEAWARERGYTRLTLRSNTIRTEAHRFYQDLGYAIVKSQHKFQKPLR